A stretch of DNA from Strigops habroptila isolate Jane chromosome 10, bStrHab1.2.pri, whole genome shotgun sequence:
CTTTGGAAGCATCTTGTTAAACAGCCGGTAATTTCCCCTTTATGTGCTTACGTAGGTTGTATTGATTGCAGAGATTAAAACCCTTCCTCTTTAAGGCTGTTAGCACTGTACCCTTCATGAGCAGTAAATACATATCCATTTGATATAGTTCAGGAATATTAATGCATTTGGGttttaaatatagaaatcaACTTTAAATTAATACAAGTAATTTAATAGTATCGCTCATCATCttgcaaaagaacaaaactctGCAAAATGGAATTAAACTAATAGTCTATTTTCTTACTATGTCATGCGTAAGGTCTGCTggatccagagacatctttgcAACTCCTCTTGTTGAGTCCTTCCCAACCAAAGCATTGTATGGGGCTCCTTTTCCATAAAATTCTGTCAGATAAATAATAACAACACTCCAGCGATGATCTGACACTGACACTGACACTGTTCAGTGTTCTGGGTATTTCAgcctctgcttttccccagcCTCTTACACTTGTCAGTGAACTGAAAGTAAGAGCTCAAGTCTAAAACTCTTCTTTCCAAAACTGACTTTTGATGTGTTACTTTTTTATAACACATCCCAGTccctaaaaccaaaacaaagcagagggTGGGTTCTGCAATACAACTGTTGAACTCCTACACTGCACTCTTAAAATCTACCTATTCCATAGGGAGCTGTGCTTTACGTTCTCGTGAGAGGTTTGTAGACTCGGAATTTGCAGTGGCAAGCCTTGCCTAACTTAGGATTTGAAGGGAAGCCAACATCTATGTCCAGACAAGCTGTATTAGCAAGCTTAGGACAAAGCAACAGGCTTATGATGACATTACAGCAAGTGTGCAGGGCCCCCAGTTGTCCCTTCAAACATTTTACAGCAAATCTGGATGAAGTGTCAGGAGTTCAAATTAGAACATCTGTAGTTCTTAGGGAAGGCACAAACTGCAAATACAGCACACTAAATGGTTGAGGTGTAAATGATGAGACAAGAAGCCTCATGAAATAAGAAAAGTCATGTGCATGGGTGGGCACACACCAGCACAGAAGGGAAAGATGAAGCTGTAGCGATGCTGACACTGCATAGTGCAATATGGGTACACCCAGGTTAGCTGGGGTCTGGTCAGTTGGTGCATCCAGTGCCTCACAGTCCTGTAGCACAGCCTTCTGTGTGCGGTCTGACCCTGCTTCTGGTGAAGACCTGGGGTCTGGGCAGGTGCCTTCAGCACCCACGTTAACTGAACTACACTGGCTTGTCTGTCCATGTGTATTATAATCTCACACCAGTGTAAATTCCACACAAAACCATAGTGGGGGAGATGTCAGAGGAGAACAGGGatttagaaaaggagaaagtatATTCTTTCTGTTGTGATTGAACTGCAGGTTTCTCACACATCGGgaatatttaaaaaggaattactGAATAGTAACGTGAAAATGAAATGgacagcagaggagaagcaaaCTCACCTTTGCCAGAAGTGACATCAAACACTACTCCCTTCACCGCCAGGTAAATGGGCTGTCCTTCCTGGAAGGAAAGCCATCAACATACCCTCAGCACTTCAGTGTGGGCAAACAGCAATTAGCTTTAACTATGAAATCCACAAGGacacaaagatgaaaattaaattctctgttctatgctttttcttgtttgtgggTGTACACAGCAGACACACCTTCTCTCTCAAAATTTCTTGTGCTTTAAACTGTCCCTGAGATTTATGGGCATTTTTTGAGGATTTAAGCATATGCAATGAAACTTTTTAATCTAAACCTCACAATCACAGAAGACACATCCCTCCTGCAAGTCACCTCCTGTCTGCTCAGCGATGATCAACTGCATCTTTCTATTCCTAATGCAGATGGATATTGCCCAAGACAAAAGGGTTTATGGCCAACAGCATTCTTTATTCAATTAAGAGAAcaacataaacacacacaaatctcATCTGCTGACATCTGTTTTACTTAATAAGccagtgtttctgctttgtcttttatgcctaagatgtatttttaactcAGACACTGGTAGTTTCCTGGAAGTATCTAGAGAAGGCCCTGAGAAGGAGAGCTAGCAAGCCTGTAAAAGAGAGACACGATATGTATGAATATAGGACATTATCATCTTGAATGTGGAGTTCTGCTGAGATTTCTGTGTCACAGAAAGCCAAGAACTCTTAAGTTTAAAttgctttgttatttctgtaatcTCGTAGGGGGGGAAAAGTGGTCTAAACACACGGTTTAATGAATTATTGAGAAAAAACTACTTTGGCTGCAGTTACGGCAATCTGCGATACGCTGGCAGCAGCACCGTGGCAAGCAGGCAATGAGCAGAAAAGGAACGTGCCATTTGCCTGCACGCAGCTTCAAGGGACCAAacccagcagctgccagcaggacaGAACGAGGGAATGCCAACTAACTGCTCTCGGAGCCTAAGAGGCGAGTTGGGGGGCACAGCACACAGCGCAGCACCAGAAAAACAAGGTTTAACGAGGTTTCAGGGTCCCGAGCAGCCGGGAAGGtggccccggcccggccccgcggccgcccgcccCTACCTGCTGCCCGTCGTATCTGGCCAGCTCGGGCTCGGTGAAGAGCCGCACGGAGGCCTCGGCCGGCGGCTTGAAGCGCAGCTCCCGCTCGGGCCGGGCCGGCAGCGCGCCGAGCAGCGCGGCCAGCAGCacccgcgccgcgccgcccgccaTGGCGCCGAGCGGGGGCAGCGGGCCCGGCACCGCCTCCTCCGGCACCGCCTCCTCCGGCACCGCCCCGGGCAGCCGGGCCCGCGGAGGTTCGGGTCGAGGCCGGGCGCGTACGCGCTGAAGTGAGCTCAGTTGCTGCGTGTGAAGGGGTAACAGTGTGAAGCACCTCGAGTCCTGTGTCAGTTCTGCGCCCCTCACTGCAAcagagacactgaggtgctggagcggggccagagaagggcaccggagctggtgcagggcctggagcacaagtgtgatgaggaacggctgagggacctgcggggtttagtctggagaagagaaggctcacgGGGGACCtgatcgctctctgcaactgcctgacaggaggatggagccaggagggggctggtctctgctcccaaggaacaagggatgggacaagaggaaacggcctcaagctgcgccagggcAGGTTTacatggagctgaggaacaattccttccccagagggtgctcaggcattggaacaggctgcccagggcagggctggagtcaccgtccctgcaagtgttcacacaccgtgtagccgaggccctcagtgccatgggttagtggtggccttggcagtgctggggaatgggttggactggatgagcttaaaggtcttttccaacccagttgagtctgtgattctgtaattctgtggtTCTAAGCGTGCGGTGCTGCCCCGAGGAAGGGCCATGAGCGGCGCAGGGACCCCAGTTTtcatcctcctccctctctgaaGCTTCTCTATTGCTGTTCTAAATATTTGTTCACAAACCAGCACACGAAGGGCAGGTTTCATCTTTTATGactttaacaaaaagaaaactgtctttttagcctaaggaaggaggaaataaataggaaattcTCAAATTATGTGATTTCCCTGTGCTATAAATACAACACAGGGAAACACTCTGGGCTGACAGAAAAGTAAGCAGTTTGGTGTTTGTAACTCTATATAGAATTAAGAAAATTAGAACCTTTTCACAATTTAGATCCATATATCACATCCCTCACTGTACTGCTGGCAAGTGAGGACTTCAAGGATTTAAAGCCCGGATGTTTGATGCCATGGCACCCAGTCTTCCCGACTACTGGGCTGTAATCCAAATCCCTGTTCGGTACCTCTGCTCCATGTACAGTGTTTTGTGAAAGCTGAACAGCTCAGAGAAGGACCTGGACAGCAAACAGGAGATGGAAACATCCTTGTTTTAAGGATTGTTTATAAACTGTTCTTGTATAAAATCCCTGTGTTTGCCTCAGAGGAAACCTGTTCCATGCTGCCTGAGCTAACACCCACAGGCTATCCAAAGGCAGTTCTGGTGCAAGCAGAGCTGAAGTAGCTAATCCAGAGCAACATCTCCATCGTTCTCTTCTGGAtgacaaaag
This window harbors:
- the NENF gene encoding neudesin, with protein sequence MAGGAARVLLAALLGALPARPERELRFKPPAEASVRLFTEPELARYDGQQEGQPIYLAVKGVVFDVTSGKEFYGKGAPYNALVGKDSTRGVAKMSLDPADLTHDITGLTEEELKSLDDIFNNVYKAKYPIVGYTSRRILNEDGSPNLDFKPEDQPHFNIKDEF